A window from Salarias fasciatus chromosome 11, fSalaFa1.1, whole genome shotgun sequence encodes these proteins:
- the LOC115397483 gene encoding tyrosine-protein phosphatase non-receptor type 23-like — protein sequence MEAVPRMPMIWLDLKEAGEFQFNPSVRQFILKNYGENPDNYNEQMKKLETLRQSAVNVTRDFEGCSTLRKYFGQLHYLQSRVPMGAGQEAAVPISWTEIFSGKTVTHDDISYEQACILYNLGALHSMLGAMDNRVSEEGMKVSCTHFQCSAGAFSYLRDHFSHSFSVDMSHQILNLNINLMLGQAQECLLEKSMLDNRKSFLVARISAQVVDYYKEACRALENSETASMLGKIQKDWKKLVQMKIYYFAAIAHLHMGKQAEEQQKYGERLAYLQSSLDKLNEAVKLAKGQPDSVQEALRFTMDVIGGKFNSAKKDNDFIYHETVPSLETLASVKGAPLVKALPVNPTDPSVTGPDLFCKLVPMAAHEASSLYSEEKAKLLRDVMAKIDSKNETLEQFMDSLGLEPESVDNLDMYSHIPPVLMEKCAALSVRPDTVKSLIQSMQVLSGVFTDVESSLKEIRDVLEADEAGERAVQEAGGPAAADLHPAAQSQALAEIRRDLEKYMEAHEKASFTNTELHRAMNLHISNLRLLGGPLESLQEALPRPQLSEEEVAGLQCMKRILGKVQEMREQRSSLEKQLRDLIQQDDITSTLVTTERADMKRIFEEQLKKYEQVKVYIDQNLAAQENILKALTEANVQYASVRKGLSQTEQQWNGTVQGLVGSYEAYEDLMKKSQEGKEFYDDLEAKASRLLERAKTLCQTREEERKPILEK from the exons ATGGAGGCGGTCCCCCGCATGCCGATGATCTGGCTGGATCTGAAGGAGGCTGGGGAGTTCCAGTTCAACCCGTCCGTGAGGCAG TTCATCTTGAAGAATTATGGGGAGAATCCAGACAACTACAATGAACAGATGAAGAAACTGGAGACTCTGCGGCAG AGCGCCGTGAACGTGACCAGGGACTTCGAGGGCTGCAGCACTCTGAGGAAGTACTTCGGCCAGCTGCACTACCTCCAGAGCCGCGTGCCCATGGGAGCCGGCCAGGAGGCCGCCGTGCCCATCTCATG GACGGAAATCTTCTCGGGGAAAACCGTCACACATGACGATATCAGCTACGAGCAGGCCTGCATCCTCTACAATCTGG GAGCGCTGCACTCCATGCTGGGAGCCATGGACAACAGGGTGTCTGAGGAG GGAATGAAGGTGTCCTGCACTCACTTCCAGTGCTCGGCCGGGGCGTTCTCCTACCTGAGAGACCATTTCAGCCACAGCTTCAGCGTCGACATGAGCCATCAGATCCTCAACCTCAACATCAACCTGATGCTG GGCCAGGCCCAGGAGTGTCTTCTGGAGAAATCCATGTTGGACAACAGGAAGAGCTTCCTGGTGGCTCGTATCAGCGCTCAG GTGGTGGATTACTATAAAGAGGCCTGCAGGGCGCTGGAGAACTCTGAGACGGCCTCCATGCTGGGAAAGATCCAGAAAGACTGGAAGAAGCTGGTCCAGATGAAGATCTACTACTTCGCTGCTATTGCACAc CTTCACATGGGAAAACaggcggaggagcagcagaagtaCGGAGAGCGG TTGGCCTACCTGCAGAGCTCTCTGGACAAACTCAACGAAGCCGTCAAGTTAGCCAAG GGTCAACCCGACAGCGTGCAGGAGGCCCTGAGGTTCACCATGGACGTGATCGGTGGAAA GTTTAATTCAGCCAAGAAGGATAACGACTTCATCTACCACGAGACGGTTCCCTCTCTGGAGACTCTGGCCTCGGTCAAAG GCGCTCCGCTGGTCAAGGCTCTGCCGGTCAATCCCACCGACCCCTCGGTCACCGGACCCGACCTCTTCTGTAAACTCGTGCCCATGGCCGCTCACGAAGCCTCTTCGCTCTACAG TGAGGAGAAAGCTAAGCTGCTCAGGGACGTCATGGCCAAGATCGACAGCAAGAATGAAACTCTGGA gcagtTCATGGACTCTCTGGGTTTGGAGCCGGAGTCCGTGGACAACCTGGACATGTACAGCCACATCCCCCCCGTCCTGATGGAGAAGTGCGCGGCGCTGAGCGTGCGGCCCGACACGGTGAAGAGCCTCATCCAGTCCATGCAGG TGCTCTCGGGCGTCTTCACCGACGTGGAGTCTTCGCTGAAGGAGATCAGAGACGTGCTGGAGGCGGACGAGGCCGGCGAGCGAGCCGTCCAGGAGGCCGGCGGCCCCGCCGCGGCCGACCTGCACCCGGCCGCCCAGAGCCAGGCGCTGGCCGAGATCCGCAGGGACCTGGAGAAGTACATGGAGGCTCACGAGAAGGCCAGCTTCACCAACACCGAGCTGCACCGGGCCATGAACCTGCACATCAGCAACCTGCGTCTGCTGGGCGGGCCGCTGGagagcctgcaggaggcgctgccGCGGCCGCAGCTCAGCGAGG aggaggtAGCAGGCCTGCAGTGCATGAAGCGGATCCTGGGGAAGGTGCAGGAGATGAGGGAGCAGAGAAGCTCTCTGGAGAAGCAGCTCCGGGACCTGATCCAGCAGGACGACATCACCTCCACCCTCGTCACCACCGAGCGAGCCGACATGAAG CGGATATTCGAAGAGCAGCTGAAGAAGTATGAGCAGGTGAAGGTGTACATCGACCAGAACCTGGCGGCGCAGGAGAACATCCTGAAGGCCCTGACCGAGGCCAACGTGCAGTACGCCTCGGTGCGGAAGGGCCTGAGCCAGACGGAGCAGCAGTGGAACGGCACGGTGCAGGGCCTGGTGGGATCCTACGAGGCCTACGAGGACCTGATGAAGAAGTCGCAGGAGGGGAAGGAGTTTTACGACGACCTGGAGGCGAAGGCGTCCCGACTGCTGGAGAGAGCCAAGACGCTGTGTCagaccagggaggaggagcggaaACCCATCCTGGAAAAGTAA